The nucleotide window TTGAatttatggctttttttttcccagtgtggCAGAGTTTTCCCTAAAATGTCAGAATTTCCCTTGGAATAAAACAAGCCCTGGTTTCAGCTGTTTGTGCTGGTTCCTGTACCAGGCTGACGTGTTTCAACTGCAGCTCACCACCCTGCTAAATGCTCTAAGTCACACCAAATTGAGCATGACTTCTTGGTATCAGGAAAAATCTGAACAGGCCATAAGGAACAGGCTAAAGACATGAGCTCTCTTCTCCAAGAAGATTGTGAAATTTGACACTAATCAATAGCCGACAAAAGGCAGGGCAGCTAAATCAGTTGCTAATTCAGACGGTAACCACTGTTAGTATTTTGGAAACATCTCACCCAGTCCCTTATCCCCGGCAAAAGTATTGGCACATGCCTTCCTCCAGGATGAACTCCTTACCATTGCATACCTGCAAATGGTTGTTTGTTCTTTCGTCACCATTTTTGTACATTTTGTATATTTCCTTACCTTTTTCCCCGACTGCCCAGGATCTCCCTTCATCTGTGTCTCTCTTGGTAGACTCATATCTCCTttagacaaaaataaataattctatCTGCATAATTCAATAATTCTTTATTCTGTGAAATGGACCAAACAGTTTGTGAGAATATTATTAAAGATAAACAATATTTTTGCTCAAATAAAGGTTGGTATTCCTAGTAAGTTAAACATTCTGTAGAGACAGCAATCTTTTCTACTcataaaataagtattttaaatttatttccaagtTCCCTACCTACTTCTTAAATTTTGTGTttgtattaaataattttacacTTATCCAGTGCATAAAAATGTGATTGAATGCGGTTTGTTATTCTGTGAAGAAGAAGAATATTATATGAATGTAATTTATTTGTCAAGTCAACATCTAGGACTTAAGGAATGATCAGCCAAAAATGCCTAAATGGAGTTGTTGACTGGACACTAACCCCCCACTGGTTGTACAAACCAGTCCGGGCattacttttaatattttccagaaaGAGTTGAAACAATCCATAGAAGTAGTCCTGCCAAGTGCTTCTTCAATGATCCTGGGAAGaatccttgaaaaaaaaatgtctctTCCATGTTACCTAAGATTTTGGAAGCCCTACTTAAATCATTAAATATACAGTTTACAGTCTGCGGGCTGTTGTGGGGAGGTTTCCCACTGGTCGTAGCAAAAAGAGATCGGCCCCTGCTTCCCAAAGCCCCTTGGCGTGTTGTGACAATCGATGAAGCAAGGACACAGCCAGGAGCGAAGGTGAAACAAGAGCAATTTATTGGGGTAGAGCACTCACTTATACAGGGTAGGGGGAAGAAGCTTCCAGAAAAAAGGGTGGTTCCCCAATCCCCATTGGATAAGAGAGGGATTGAGAAATGCACCAATGGAGATGACAATCAATAGGCGAACAGACCTAACGACCAATAGGAAACCAGATACAACAGCCAATAGGGAATCATGATGGacaaaatgcaggaaaatgCCCTAgggggttatgggaagaagaaactgggagggggatgactaagggaaaagtACAATAGGACAccataataattttattaaaactaCGTTATAACTGTAAAATGTCCTTAAACagccattttattatttttgtcattcCTCGGCGCAATGTCCTTTAGCTCTATATGATCATCGCAGATTTACCTCAAAACAGCCCTATTATTGTTCCTCTGGGCAGTGTCCTCTAGCTCTGGGTCCTTATCATAGATCTATCTCCTGAAATGACTTTTCCATTGATTAAATCCCTGGTATTCTCCCACAACAGTCTCCAAAGTAGCATCTGAAGTCAAAGCTTTAGATGTTTAACAACTCTTCTAACATACAGGCAGTATGACCATTGCTGCAACACAgactggtttttcttttttccaaatcaTTGCAAAGGGACCTGCAAACATGACTCTCATCTGGCAGAGAtcagaaaatgttaaaatttatGATATTTAGACATAATAATTTGACTGGTTAAATAAAACCTGGTAGTTCTGACAAACATCCAGTATTTGGATAGCAGTGAGGTCAGGTTTGGTTGCATTTTTGTGGCTAGAAAATCTGTAAATCTGTTACATATTGTGTGTAATTGGTCTCTGGGCACAGCCTAAGCTCTTCTTCACTACTTACTGTGCTCTGGAAGTACAGTAAGAATCTTAGTTCCATTACAGGATTGTTGATTTACAAttcaaagctttcttttttcactcATCTTGTATGTATTTTTGTAGCTTTGTATTCACGTAGAAATCAAATCTGATGGAAGTAATGACTCTAGACttacaaaattgtttttttaCACTAATACTTGTTGCAAAGCTTTTTAGTACAGCAATGTGCCACTGGTTGCCCCGAACCAGGTTCTCATTTACAGAGAGCTTCCATGACTATTGAATCTGTCTAAAGGCATCCATTACATGACCATAAGAAAGCTCATGTCTTCAATACAAAGTCTTACACATAAAAGTCATTTTATAGTTAATTTCAAGTTAAAAGCCTTTAATTCCTGCATTCATGCTAAGTCACCTCTTCTACTGCAAAAAATCATGTGTCGTCTTTCTTTCCTGGTACATACCTGCCCTCCTTGAATACTTTGTGCTATTCTCATTATTGCAACTAAAAAAATgctaaagaagaaataaaaagagagatttGGCAAAGATAAGAGAGAGCTTCTGTATGAAGATagacaaaataaattatgattCTGTTGCTTGAAAATCCACAACTGAATGCATATGTGATACAGATTGATAAAAGTACGAAATAAGGTGACTGTTCTAGAGTACATGAATGTAAAATGTCAAAGGACTTACACTATGGATCAGTTTGGTTGATGACGCCAGTCAAAAGTCACTGccttaaatttacatttttttgccCCAGCGTGTTCTTCACTGATTAAGAATTACAATAATTACTCTAAAGAATgggtgatttttcttttccccctctggCTAGGAGATATTACTAAGGGATGCAACTTGAAGTAgatattttaaacagtttttaatACTGGATACTTCTTAATTCAGTGCCATTGTTATTCATACTATGTAAGGAGAGTCATGATTACATGCCTTTTGAAACTTAGACGGCAATAAGTGTATCAAAAGGATCATTTAATTGCTGAATATGTAAGCTATAAAGATATTAGTGCTATCTAAATCCTGCCCTCTGGTGTATCTACATGATAATGCACAATGCTAGATTCAGCATTTAATCACAACATACCTGGTAAATGAGGTTACTGTCTGGTCAAAATGCTAGTGCCCTTGTAATAGATGCAGAAAACTAGAGACTGAGATATTGAGAGACCATGATACAACACATCGAGGAAGGAGGATATCTCCTGGAAGAACTAACTGGTTTTACTCCTTAGTTCCTATCTGATCCTGAGAAACTAAATACTTGTTTCATACATTCCCCTCTTTTAGATGTCCCAGTTGGAGCACCAGTACCTGACACACAGATCTTCTGAGCACCACAAAGTCAATGAAGGTTAAAAGTGATCAGTGAGTGCACCAGCAAGGTAGTATGATCTGCTGAAATAAGTACAGTTCTGGGTTGCCAGAGAATTGAAATGACAGTCTTGTGTCACTTAGGAACACATGTCATTCTGACctgagaaatgttttgtttgacCTGACAAAAATATTCAGGTAAATTATTACttacattttaagaaaactgAGCAAAGATTAAAACAGTGACTGTTAAAAACAGATTCACTTTACCTCCTGAAATTCCGTAATTCTCTTTTGGACCAGGCTCACCTTGttgtccttaaaaaaaaaggcaaaaacctaaacccccctcaaaaaaagtccaaaattccaatttagaataattttagTAAAATCTTTAGCTTTACTAACAGCTTGAAGCAAAGATGACCCAAGTCTTCATGTGCAGCCTGTTGTGTAGCTATAAAAATGACCAGTTTGAATAAGGGCTTTGATCACATTCAGTAACATGAAACCCTGTTAAAATACAGCATATTTCATCTTCAAATCCTTTTAAATTAcccttttaaaaatctttatgcTTTGATTTACTTTTGTAAGCACCCAGAGATCAAGGCTGCTTATCATAAGGTATGATACAGTTGAAGAGAAGTTCTCTCTCTAACAGCCTAGAGTGGTCGAAACTGAATAGTTACCTTTTATTTCACATGTTTTTCAAGATGAATAGGCACTCATATATAAAGGCTTGTCCTCAGTCATATATATCGCCTGCTctattcttttaaaatcatgttGTTTGTTCACAGGTTACCTTTGACCCTTGAACACCCAAATTTTGTGAGCCCTTTGGTCCGGGGATTCCTTCAGGACCCCAAAAAGACCCTACCTAAATGGTAGGAGACTAATTTCTAAGCTTCCACAGAGCAGTTTTTCAATTAATAAAATGAACTAATTGCCTTTAAGGGGAGATAAATGTGCCTGTGATATTCTCGCTGTCTTTATTTCAATTCCCCTCTCTCACATTTCTATGCATCTCACTGAATAACAAGGACAGCAACCACAACTAATATTAACGGAATAAGTCGAGAGTTTTTCACTCTTATCCAAGAGTGGCACAGGACATGAAAAAAAGAGTCACCTTCCTTActaaaaagcttttcattttgaatGCCTTGATTGATGAATGACCAAGATGAAAGACCTGCTAAGTCAACTGAATTTACTGGATTCTCTGAACATTTCTCACCCTGATATGGCATTTGAATACAACAACTTGCATTACACTTTTAATATGAAATCACACAAAATTAAGTGATAATCCCAACATATACAAAGAGTCTGATCAGTACAAATGAAAGAATTTTCAGTAGAAATACTAAAGTCTAGAGGAAATAGTTTTGCAACCTATGTCTACAACTTTTGCAATCACAATGCTGAATCCATATAATTTGGGATCTTTTTTAAGGGacatacattttaaatagattGAGGGAAGTTTGAACTCCAGCTTCAAACCCCATATGTAATGAATACTTTCTCTTAGCTAAAATCAGATAAAGCAGTACTACCAGGTATGCATCATGGCATAAGGAGTACAACAGCACATCTGAAACTGTCTGCTAGGCTCCACCAAGCAACAACTTCTGCAAGTTTAATTGATCTTAatccaaaacagaaataatgtgaaaaataGCGATGTCAGactatatgtatttttttcttttttgtgtaaaGGCAAGAGCAGCAGTAGACTTAGATAATAAATTAGAAGCTGCCATGCCtctaaaaaaatcaatatttacaTCATATTACAACATGCAAAACTCCAGCAGTATTTAGGTGTTTCTGAAAGGATTTCGCTAGTTTTGCTAGTACCCCTTGGCCAGATATGAAAAATATAACAAATCTTAGAGATGAACATAAAGAAAAGCTAGCTTTCCAGGAATCAAATATGGAAAAGCATAAAAAGTAGTAGAGAAAAAACAGCTTCCAGTTAATATCTCAAAAAAGATTAACTAATCTTGGTATACCTTGATCTCTTACAaattttaacagatttttaaaggatAAAGTAAGCTCAAAATGGAGCTTCCACTGTACAATGTTCCCACATGATTAAAAATTCCTAAAGAACTCATAGACTTATATAGAGAGCAAGCTTGGAATAATCTGTagtcagaattttaaaaatgaaaattcatacATCATCCATGAAGTAATCAAATACTGTTCCAGCATTTATTTTGAGAACAacataggaaataaaatttctgagTGTGGTAGAATGATCAGTTATTATATGCACGTCCCCATGGTTCATGCGATCTAATAACTGTGACACAGCGGTGCCTGAGGTGGTGAGATCCTTCCGCATTCTGAAACACCAAATGGCTCTTGTGTTTCTATTAACTTGCTTTGTACCTACCATTTGGACAACAGCATTTAGTAGttcaaaatataatttttaattgttaaaTTTCTCTGAATCTCTTTTTGCCAGAGGCACAGGAAACTCCTGTGCTTTGTGTGTGTTAGCACTGTATTTGGACCATCATTAGGACTCAAGAAATGAGTAAGACCTTGGGTACTTCAACTGCTGATTCCCTAATACCTAAAGAACTTACCCTTAAAATCAAAGTTAGATGATGTGAATATTATAAATATTACCTAAACTCATAAACTAAACTCCCATATTTTCCCATGGAAAAATGTTAGGAACACACAAACTGAATCTCATCTTTGTTATAAAAAGAACCAGCAGGTGATTATTTGAAACAGATGTGAAAAAGTCACTATGTCCCACTTCAACAGTAGCAGAGGAAATGGAatgatgaaaaatgaaacagataaGCATGAAAATACAGGCTGCCAATTTTGCCTTTGATATATGATAGGCTACTCTATTTgaattattcttatttttttctacatgcTTTGGCCTATTTTATTTATCAAAACAACTGCTGAGTACCTGAAGATTACTATtattaagggggaaaaaagtgggttttataaggaaaaaatgcttttaaaatggaAGGAATATTAGAATAAAATCTAAGCCAAATAGTTGTTGTACCATTAGACCACATTTGTGGCTGAAATTCATGAACTCCATGAAAATTTAACACACAAAATGTAGTTTCTTAGATAACACAAATTTTCCAGTATGTTTACAGACAAGAAAAGAGACAAGACATTAACACAAATGATGTTAAAAGCTACTCCACCCacatgttaaaaattatttactgcaattcaaaagacaaaataggaaaatatttcataaggAAGCCAAAGACTAtgcatttcctttattttctgagaaaagaaagaaataggagAAGCAGCTAAAATAAGGACCTAAGATCCTGACTCTCACAGTGAGAAGCAACTAAAAGTGTGACCTTTAAATGTTTCCTGACCAAATATCAGCATTTGTATACGAAGAAGGAAATTATTCGTCGAGAACCTGAAATTGTCCAATTGGTACTTCAGCTTCTAATTTTTATTACAGACAAGTTTAAAGGGCATCAAAACAAGAGGAGAAACGGTTCAAGTTCACATCTCCATGGTTTGCAGAAAAGTGGGTTGTGAAATTCTAGTAATGTAGGAGCAAGGaaaaatagatatatatttCCCCCCCAGGTAATTTATAAATAAGAAAACTTTATTACTCTGAGAGTTATCAAATACCAGAACAGGTTTCCCAAAGGTGATAGGGAGTCCCAAAACCCCATTCTTTGGCTACTAGAGTAGGTACCGAGAGAAGGTAGGCATAGAttggatatgaggaagaaattcctcaaTGCAAGTGTggtgaggcacaggaacaggttgcccagagaagttgtggacgACCCAACTCTCTGGAAGagttcagggccaggttggatggggctctgcaCAACCTCGTCCAAGGGAAGGTCTCCCTGCACATGTTGCGGACCTGGAATGGGACGGTCTTTAAGGTCACAGAAACACGAGATGAGTCAGGCTGAAAAGGACCGCAGTGGGTCAGCTGCTCCACCCTCCCTACGCCCAGGACCCTCCCGGAGCACAAGTCACACGCCTCGCTCCGCCCATCCCCGTGCCGCGCTCCCCCCATCCCAGTGCCGCGCTCCGCCCATCCCAGTGCCGCGCTCCCCCCATCCCAGTGCCGCGCTCCGCCCATCCCAGTGCCGCGCTCCGCCCATTCCCGTGCCGCGCTCCCCCCATCCCAGTGCCGCGCTCCGCCCATCCCAGTGCCGCGCTCCGCCCATCCCAGTGCCGCGCCCATCCCCAGCCATTAACGCGCTCCcgcccatcccagcccattgCCATGCGCCCGCCCATCCCATTCCGTGCCAGGCCAATGGGAGAGCGCGGCCCGGGGCCGGAAGTGCTCGCGCGGCCCCGCCCTACGGAAGCGGTTCCCGTTCCGCTCCTCGAGCGCGAGGAACCGCCGCGCTTTTCGTCCCGCGCCGCCCCCTAGGCCGCAAACCCGCGGCGCTTTCCGCGCGTCCCGCTCGGGCCGTGGGGCCGGCGAGTTGCAGCCTTCCCCTCCGCTCTTTCCCGGCGGCCGCGGCGGTGCTGGAGGGTCCCGCTGGGTGGGTGAGCAGCTGCCGCGCCCcggaagggaaggagggagggagggaggctggcGGTGTCCCGGCCCCTGTCCGCCCCCATCGCGGTGTCCCGGCTCCTGCCGGGGAGGGGCTGCGGGCCGGGCCCTGCGCCCCTCGGCGCTCGGAGGAGCCGGGAAGGGGGGACCAGCAGGCGCCCATGGACTCAAGGGAAAGTAAATAACTCTGTCTTTTCAATACTTCCCGATCTAGTCTGTCCCTTTCTCCAGTTATAAGAGTTGTTTGTAGGGCCTGTGGGGTCTGTTTGCATGTACACATgcactggaattctgggcatGAAGCCACTGAGAATACAGATGGAGTTTAACAGTGATGTAACTTTTTGAATGTTGTTGGGCCAGTTACGAACGAGGACAAGGTAACATTGGGGCAGGAGGTGAGAACAGGAGCTTAACGATAAGATGAGGAGTTGCGTTTCTATAGAAATCTTGAAAGAGAGCAAGCCTTTCTAGGCTGTGGAGCAGGATTCAGCCAAAACAGAGACCCTATTTTTTGTCAATTAATGCATTTCAATGAGGAAGAGAAATTCTCTTCTCGATGTTTGAGGGAGTGGCTGCTTCCCAGCAGCCCACCCACGTCTTGTGACCCATCTCATCTCGGTTAATGTTTCCTTGCTTAATACTGGTGTGGAGTTTGTAAACACAGCAAATCCTGTTATCAGTCTGTAGGTGGTGTGTTGGTTCTGTCTCAATAGGTACATGCCAAGCAAAGTGTGTTGTGAGGAAAATGATACAATGCAGAGAATGCTTAAGGTTTTGGcctgaaatgtgttttgtgtgtgttaaaCCTTTGAGCTAAAAGTCATTCACATTCTTGGTTGTTTAGCAATTAACTGAGGTTGCAACAGAACTTAGGTTTTGATAATGTTtctacaaattattttctcaacAGTTTCCATATGCATGGATATCACCTAAATCTTCTTACCAGAGCTTAGATTCTGCATGAACTTACCCTAACCATGAGTGGCTCCAAACCTGATATTCTGTGGGCCCCACACCACGTTGACAGATTTGTTGTGTGCGACTCAGAGCTGAGCCTTTATCACATCGACTCTGCTGTAAGTTCAGAACTCAAGGCAGGGTCCTTGCGGCTGTCAGAAGAAACTACAGCTACGTTGCTGTCTATAAACTCGGATACGCCGTACATGAAATGTGTGGCCTGGTATCCCAAGTATGATCCGGAATGTCTCCTTGCTGTTGGACAGGCCAATGGCCGAGTGGTACTTACCAGTCTTGGTCAAGATCACAGTTCAAAATCTAAAGATTTGATAGGCAAAGAGTTTGTTCCTAAACATGCACGGCAATGCAACACCCTTGCGTGGAATCCACTGGATAGCAATTGGCTTGCTGCTGGACTAGACAAACATCGGGCTGACTTTTCAGTGCTGATCTGGGATATCAGTAGCAAATATGCCCCAGAGACTGCAGTTGCTACAGAGAAAGTAAGACTTTCAGCAGGAGATGCAGAAGCAGGACTAGTAGTAACAAAGCCACTCTATGAATTAGGACAGAATGATGcttgtctctccctctgttgGCTTCCACGGGATCAGAAGCTGCTGTTAGCCGGAATGCATCGAAATCTGGCTATCTTTGATCTGAGGAACACAAgccaaaaaatatttgtaaacacCAAGGCTGTCCAAGGAGTGACTGTTGATCCCTATTTCCATGATCGTGTAGCTTCCTTCTATGAAGGTCAGGTTGCCATATGGGATTTAAGAAAGTTTGAAAAGCCTGTTTTGACCTTGACAGAGCAACCAAAACCCTTAACAAAAGTTGCATGGTGTCCAACAAGAACTGGACTGTTAGCTACTTTAACAAGGGATAGTAATATCATTAGACTGTATGACATGCAACATACTCCTACCCCTATTGGAGATGAAACTGAGCCGACAATAATTGAACGAAGTGTCCAACCGTGTGAAAATTATATTGCTTCATTTGCCTGGCATCCCACAAGTCAAAATCGAATGGTAGTAGTGACTCCCAACAGGACTATGTCAGACTTCACAGTTTTTGAAAGAATTTCGCTTGCATGGAGTCCCGTGACATCCTTAATGTGGGCATGTGGACGACATTTGTATGAGTGTACAGAAGAGGGAAAGGCTAATTCCTTGGAAAAAGATATAGCAACCAAAATGCGGCTCAGAGCTTTGTCAAGGTATGGTCTTGATACTGAACAAGTTTGGAGAAATCACCTCCTTGCTGGAAATGAAGATCCTCAGCTGAAATCACTTTGGTACACTCTGCACTATATCCTTTATTGTACTGTAGTTTCTGTCCTAAAGAAGTAATATTCCTTTATATGTAAACCACTTatacaaaatgctttaaaatctttaaatatAATGCAGCAACCTGTAAATGCTTTGCACATGTTAACACAATGTgactttaaatttttaaaaacagttttttaaACACTTGGGAAAAATTAACCTTCCTATACATGAAAATACTTATGAAGCAGTATACAGAAGATATGGATCAAAAACTTACAGGAAACAAAGGTCCCTTAGTTTATGCTGGCATTAAGTCAATTGTGAAGTCATCTTTGGGTAAGAATGTTCTAACTTTGCTGAGTTCATTTGTAGTATATTTGCAGAATGATGTGCTCATAGATCTATCTTTAATAATTGTTCAAAGAggctatttaaaaatacaaagtatttctgtttgtgttttaaTAATGTAAGTTAACAGTTTATATTACAGTAATTTCcagaattttcagtgtttgtggAAAATCAGTAATGGTAAAAGCACAGTATCCTCAAAGGTAAATCTTTGAATTATTTCAAACATTTGAGTTTTGACTATGGCACTGAGAATTCTTTCTCCCCATGAGactattttatatttcaaagcTCCACATCTGGATGCGGTTCTAGGAAAGTGACTTTACTGTAGTTACTGCTAATGTATTAAGTACATTTGCACATCTATGTTTAAATCAGCTGTCTTGTTCTGAAGTGGTAATCACCCATAGTGGATCACATTCTGCCTCAAATGGTCATCGAAGTTTGTGTTAGTATAATCTATTATTTAAATCTTTCCTTCTCTATTCATTATATGCTTCATTAATATATATGGTCCGTGGAGCAAAAAAAATAGAGGTCTTCAGTGGTGAGAAAGCTTCTAACACATTGATGCTAAGAAGAGGACTGGTAGAGCAAGTACTTGACTGTGTATTATGTAGTTTCAGTTTGAACACACCGAAAAATCCTGTCAACTGTCACAAGAggtagaggaaagaaaaaagacagtgGGGAATGTGTGTCAAGTTTAGGTGCATGATTTTTTAGCAGATCAGAATAATTTTGTGTATACTGTTCCTCACCATGGGAGTGGTAAGTGCTGTTAATATAAAGTACCAAAGTATGATACTTAGCTTTTGTACTCTGTGTTATGATTCAAATGAAAGTGTTGTATTGTGTTTGCAATTTAAATTGTGATTTAAGTATAATTTATTTCCCATTTCTAGGAACAACGGAGaacctcaggcacagcaggagtgGATCTGATAGACAGGCGGATATTATTCAATACCTGAGTGAGGAGAGATCCTTGGCTTTGCAGCTCTGTGGGTGGATAAAGAAGGGAACAGACTTAGATGTGGAACCTTTTCTAAGTTCCTTGGAACAGGAAGGAGACTGGGAACGAGCTGCTGCTGTAGCACTTTTCAACTTGGACATACGGCGAGCAATACAAATTCTAAATAAAGGGGCTTCCTCAGGAAAAGGTGCATACTGTGCTTAGTGTCTTTTATTTTGGCACTGTATCACGAgtagatttttcttctgttaaaagAGATGGCTGTTGTCTTATAAAATTGTTACTTGAAGCAGTTGTAGTGGAGATTGAGAATCTGACAAATCCTGGTATTTCAGTCCCTAGACTACCATATGCCATACTGTCTAGTTAGAATAGATTATATGTTTCAGAATTTCTTACTGATACAAACCCCAGAAAGACATACATTTGGAACTAATAGGATTCTTTAATGGAATTGCTCCTTGGCTAGATGTCATGTAAATCTGCTTCTGTTGGGCTGTATCGCCCAGTGTGATGGTTGTGGAATAATGAAACATGATATTCAGAGtctgcagaaaacatttgttttgggGTAATACTTGGTAAGAGTTGTGGTGGTGTATGATGGAAAAGTTAAGATAGTGGAGCCAGTAGATggaggtgtttttttctgttttcttactaGTGTTCCTCCTACAACTCTGCTTTGCATTTGTGTTCTCTTATTAAATTAGAAAGACTATCTTGCCAC belongs to Pithys albifrons albifrons isolate INPA30051 chromosome 7, PitAlb_v1, whole genome shotgun sequence and includes:
- the MIOS gene encoding GATOR2 complex protein MIOS isoform X1 — encoded protein: MSGSKPDILWAPHHVDRFVVCDSELSLYHIDSAVSSELKAGSLRLSEETTATLLSINSDTPYMKCVAWYPKYDPECLLAVGQANGRVVLTSLGQDHSSKSKDLIGKEFVPKHARQCNTLAWNPLDSNWLAAGLDKHRADFSVLIWDISSKYAPETAVATEKVRLSAGDAEAGLVVTKPLYELGQNDACLSLCWLPRDQKLLLAGMHRNLAIFDLRNTSQKIFVNTKAVQGVTVDPYFHDRVASFYEGQVAIWDLRKFEKPVLTLTEQPKPLTKVAWCPTRTGLLATLTRDSNIIRLYDMQHTPTPIGDETEPTIIERSVQPCENYIASFAWHPTSQNRMVVVTPNRTMSDFTVFERISLAWSPVTSLMWACGRHLYECTEEGKANSLEKDIATKMRLRALSRYGLDTEQVWRNHLLAGNEDPQLKSLWYTLHFMKQYTEDMDQKLTGNKGPLVYAGIKSIVKSSLGTTENLRHSRSGSDRQADIIQYLSEERSLALQLCGWIKKGTDLDVEPFLSSLEQEGDWERAAAVALFNLDIRRAIQILNKGASSGKGDLNLNVVAMALSGYTDEKNSLWREMCSTLRLQLNNPYLCAMFAFLTSESGSYDGVLYENNVAVRDRVAFACKFLNDAQLNRFIEKLTNEMKEAGNLEGILLTGLTKDGVDLMESYVDRTGDVQTASYCMLQGSPSEVLKDERVQYWIENYRNLLDAWRFWHKRAEFDIHRSKLDPSSKPLAQVFVSCNFCGKSISYSCSAIPHQGRGFSQYGVSGSPTKSKVTSCPGCRKPLPRCALCLINMGTPVSSCPGGSKSDEKVDLSKDKKLAQFNNWFTWCHNCRHGGHAGHMLSWFRDHTECPVSACTCKCMQLDTTGNLIPAETVQA
- the MIOS gene encoding GATOR2 complex protein MIOS isoform X2, coding for MSGSKPDILWAPHHVDRFVVCDSELSLYHIDSAVSSELKAGSLRLSEETTATLLSINSDTPYMKCVAWYPKYDPECLLAVGQANGRVVLTSLGQDHSSKSKDLIGKEFVPKHARQCNTLAWNPLDSNWLAAGLDKHRADFSVLIWDISSKYAPETAVATEKVRLSAGDAEAGLVVTKPLYELGQNDACLSLCWLPRDQKLLLAGMHRNLAIFDLRNTSQKIFVNTKAVQGVTVDPYFHDRVASFYEGQVAIWDLRKFEKPVLTLTEQPKPLTKVAWCPTRTGLLATLTRDSNIIRLYDMQHTPTPIGDETEPTIIERSVQPCENYIASFAWHPTSQNRMVVVTPNRTMSDFTVFERISLAWSPVTSLMWACGRHLYECTEEGKANSLEKDIATKMRLRALSRYGLDTEQVWRNHLLAGNEDPQLKSLWYTLHFMKQYTEDMDQKLTGNKGPLVYAGIKSIVKSSLGTTENLRHSRSGSDRQADIIQYLSEERSLALQLCGWIKKGTDLDVEPFLSSLEQEGDWERAAAVALFNLDIRRAIQILNKGASSGKGDLNLNVVAMALSGYTDEKNSLWREMCSTLRLQLNNPYLCAMFAFLTSESGSYDGVLYENNVAVRDRVAFACKFLNDAQLNRFIEKLTNEMKEAGNLEGILLTGLTKDGVDLMESYVDRTGDVQTASYCMLQGSPSEVLKDERVQYWIENYRNLLDAWRFWHKRAEFDIHRSKLDPSSKPLAQEDQSQMKKWILAKTRS